In one Pseudomonas hydrolytica genomic region, the following are encoded:
- a CDS encoding nucleotidyltransferase family protein: MQPNQPSPPIAALMLAAGYSRRFGADKRRLVLADGRSLLAASLALPCSMLEDVWLVLRPDEALTELELPQGVHIVQNPATAEGMGHSLAAGAERLLAESRADAVAIFLADMPSIRRHSLEALMACAAPDRIVLPSHQGKRGHPVLFGRRFWAQLAELSGDTGARPVIQRNPDAVQILELDDPGLLLDVDTAEDWQRL, translated from the coding sequence ATGCAACCGAACCAGCCGTCCCCCCCCATCGCCGCGCTGATGCTCGCCGCGGGTTACAGCCGCCGCTTCGGTGCCGACAAGCGCCGGCTCGTGCTCGCCGACGGCCGCTCGCTGCTGGCCGCCAGCCTGGCCCTGCCCTGTTCGATGCTCGAAGACGTCTGGCTGGTGCTGCGTCCGGACGAAGCGCTGACAGAGCTTGAGCTGCCACAGGGCGTGCATATCGTGCAGAACCCGGCCACCGCCGAGGGCATGGGCCATAGCCTGGCCGCAGGGGCCGAGCGCCTGCTGGCCGAATCGCGCGCTGACGCCGTGGCGATCTTTCTTGCCGATATGCCGTCGATTCGTCGCCACAGCCTCGAGGCGCTGATGGCCTGCGCCGCCCCGGACCGCATCGTGCTGCCCAGCCATCAGGGCAAACGCGGTCACCCGGTACTGTTCGGCCGCCGCTTCTGGGCGCAGCTCGCCGAGCTGAGCGGCGACACGGGCGCCAGGCCGGTGATCCAGCGCAACCCCGACGCCGTGCAGATCCTCGAACTGGACGACCCCGGCCTGCTGCTGGACGTCGATACCGCCGAGGACTGGCAGCGGCTCTAG
- a CDS encoding type 1 glutamine amidotransferase domain-containing protein: MSKKTTLAVAVAGSLLAGSALAAGKGEVLVLLSSETQLPLKDGKQYTTGFYLNEFGVPADHLLKAGYELVLVTPKGNAPRVDENSVTPQYFGGDEQEMQRIRSLVENLPGIDDTLSLKEVLEGDLQRYAGLLIPGGHAPLIDLANNPEVGALLRHFHQAGKPTAAICHGPIALLSAQRDPAAYQAALANGETPAAADWIYQGYRMTIFSTPEEQVFEQSLQGERILFYPATAMESAGGELSYAEAWAPNVVVDRELITGQNPFSDHALGKKLVQMLDAKGQQAQ, from the coding sequence ATGAGCAAGAAGACCACCCTCGCCGTCGCCGTTGCCGGCTCCCTGCTGGCAGGCAGCGCCCTGGCTGCCGGCAAGGGCGAAGTACTGGTGCTGTTGTCGAGCGAAACGCAACTGCCACTCAAGGATGGCAAGCAGTACACCACCGGGTTCTACCTCAACGAGTTCGGCGTCCCCGCCGACCATCTGCTCAAGGCGGGCTACGAACTGGTGCTGGTCACACCCAAGGGCAATGCCCCGCGTGTCGATGAGAACTCGGTAACCCCGCAGTACTTCGGCGGCGACGAGCAGGAGATGCAGCGCATCCGCAGCCTGGTGGAAAACCTGCCGGGCATCGACGACACGCTGTCGCTCAAGGAAGTGCTCGAGGGCGATCTGCAGCGCTACGCCGGCCTGCTGATTCCCGGCGGTCATGCGCCGCTGATCGACCTGGCCAACAACCCCGAGGTCGGCGCCCTGCTGCGTCACTTCCACCAGGCCGGCAAGCCCACTGCCGCCATCTGCCACGGCCCGATCGCCCTGCTCTCGGCGCAGCGCGACCCGGCGGCCTACCAGGCGGCCTTGGCCAATGGCGAAACACCGGCAGCGGCCGACTGGATCTATCAGGGCTACCGCATGACCATCTTCTCCACCCCGGAGGAGCAGGTTTTCGAACAGTCGCTGCAAGGTGAACGCATCCTGTTCTACCCGGCCACCGCGATGGAAAGCGCGGGCGGCGAGCTGAGCTACGCCGAGGCCTGGGCGCCCAACGTGGTCGTGGATCGCGAGCTGATCACCGGGCAGAACCCCTTCTCCGACCATGCGCTGGGGAAGAAGCTGGTGCAGATGCTCGACGCCAAAGGCCAGCAGGCGCAGTGA
- a CDS encoding putative quinol monooxygenase, which produces MTIGIFATITPQPQHRAAVEQALRLMVQHSRAEAGNLRYDLFLRDDGQAFDLFELYVDQAAVDAHRQSAHYQHYRAATADWLSAPTQVRVVHALDLAPFSQSGERS; this is translated from the coding sequence ATGACGATCGGCATCTTCGCCACCATCACGCCCCAACCCCAGCACCGTGCAGCGGTGGAGCAGGCGCTGCGCCTGATGGTGCAGCACTCGAGGGCCGAGGCCGGCAACCTGCGTTACGACCTGTTCCTGCGCGACGACGGCCAGGCCTTCGACCTGTTCGAACTCTACGTCGACCAGGCCGCCGTCGATGCCCATCGCCAGAGCGCCCACTACCAGCACTATCGCGCCGCCACAGCCGACTGGCTGAGCGCCCCCACCCAGGTGCGCGTGGTTCACGCCCTGGACCTGGCCCCCTTTTCCCAATCAGGAGAACGATCATGA
- a CDS encoding LysR family transcriptional regulator, with translation MNIAKKDLNLLLVFHVLYQERNASLAAERMALSQPALSHKLNKLRHQFGDPLFVRAPRGLTPTPRAHELAPQVQRLVGELEGFYERCDGQDFLGRVERLHLYSTDYIEQTLLPRLLPILRQQAPNLVLVTHNTRGQLPRDELEKGTCDLAIAGFYKDLPGTFHQQRLLSEDFVVLAAHDNPRLARGLDLQSFVACEHLITTLTGDLEGLVDRALQQLGLQRRIAAGLSSFVAPPRLLRGSDLLLTCLRSLAQEAVARDPELRMHPLPLELPRVEVMQIWHERTHADPLRSWFRRQVQAVAQAAD, from the coding sequence ATGAATATCGCCAAGAAGGACCTGAATCTGCTGCTGGTCTTCCATGTGCTCTATCAGGAGCGCAACGCCTCGCTGGCGGCCGAACGCATGGCGCTGAGTCAGCCAGCCCTGAGCCACAAGCTGAACAAGCTGCGGCATCAGTTCGGTGACCCGCTGTTCGTGCGCGCGCCGCGAGGGTTGACACCGACGCCGCGGGCCCATGAGCTGGCGCCGCAGGTTCAGCGCCTGGTGGGGGAGCTGGAGGGGTTCTACGAGCGCTGCGATGGGCAGGACTTTCTCGGGCGCGTCGAGCGCTTGCATCTGTACAGCACCGACTACATCGAGCAGACCCTGCTGCCCAGGCTGCTGCCGATTCTGCGCCAGCAGGCACCGAACCTGGTGCTGGTCACCCACAACACCCGTGGCCAGCTACCGCGTGACGAGCTGGAGAAGGGCACCTGCGACCTGGCCATCGCCGGCTTCTACAAGGACCTGCCGGGCACTTTCCATCAGCAGCGTCTGCTCAGCGAGGACTTCGTCGTGCTCGCCGCGCATGACAACCCACGCCTCGCGCGCGGCCTGGATCTGCAGAGTTTCGTCGCCTGCGAGCATCTGATCACCACGCTGACGGGGGATCTCGAGGGACTGGTGGACAGGGCGTTGCAGCAACTGGGGCTGCAGCGGCGGATCGCTGCCGGGCTGTCCAGCTTCGTTGCCCCGCCGCGCCTGCTGCGCGGCAGCGACCTGTTGCTCACCTGCCTGCGCTCGCTGGCGCAGGAGGCGGTCGCCCGGGACCCTGAGCTGCGCATGCATCCGCTACCGCTGGAGTTGCCGCGTGTCGAGGTGATGCAGATCTGGCACGAACGCACCCACGCCGACCCGTTGCGCAGCTGGTTCCGCCGCCAGGTGCAGGCAGTCGCGCAGGCGGCGGACTAG
- a CDS encoding OsmC domain/YcaO domain-containing protein, with product MEIKVNFLDNLRLEAKFDDFTVVADQPIRYKGDGSAPGPFDYFLASSALCAAYFVKLYCQTRDIPTENIRLSQNNIVDPENRYAQIFKIQVELPADISEKDRQGILRSIDRCTVKKVVQQGPEFIIEEVDNLDADAQALLMPVSDTTTYIPGKDLPLEQTIANMSGILAELGMKIEIASWRNIVPNVWSLHIRDAQSNLCFTNGKGATKEAALASALGEFIERLNCNFFYNDQFWGEDIAGAEFVHYPNERWFKPGPKDALPEEILDEHCRAIFDPDGELRASHLFDTNSGNTARGICSLPFVRQSDGQTVYFPSNLIENLYLSNGMSAGNTLAEAQVQCLSEIFERAVKREILENELCLPDVPQDVLAKYPGIVAGIQGLEEQGFPVLVKDASLGGEFPVMCVTLMNPRTGGVFASFGAHPSFEVALERSLTELLQGRSFEGLNDLPQPTFDSLALTEPNNFVEHFIDSSGVVSWRFFSAKADFEFVEWDFSGEGADSNEQEAATLFGILENMGKEVYVATYDDLGANACRILVPGYSEIYPVEDLIWDNTNKALLFRKDILNLHSLSDRELKSLLRNLNNTEVDDYTDITTLIGIEFDDNTVWGQLTILELKLLINLALKKYDDAKELVEAFLQYNDNTVERGLFYQAVNAVLEIQLDDELELADYEHNLRRMFGNERMDAVIGSVEGSVRFHGLTPTSMKLEGLDKHLRLIDSYKKLHAARARAAGLAG from the coding sequence ATGGAAATCAAGGTCAACTTTCTCGACAACCTCCGACTCGAAGCCAAGTTCGATGACTTCACGGTGGTGGCCGACCAGCCGATCCGCTACAAGGGCGACGGTTCGGCCCCGGGTCCGTTCGACTATTTCCTGGCCTCCTCGGCGCTGTGCGCGGCCTACTTCGTCAAGCTGTACTGCCAGACACGCGACATTCCCACCGAGAACATCCGCCTGTCGCAGAACAACATCGTCGACCCGGAAAATCGCTACGCGCAGATCTTCAAAATCCAGGTCGAGCTGCCGGCGGACATTTCCGAGAAGGACCGTCAGGGCATCCTGCGCTCCATCGACCGCTGCACCGTGAAGAAGGTGGTGCAGCAGGGCCCCGAGTTCATCATCGAGGAAGTCGACAACCTCGACGCCGATGCCCAGGCGCTGCTGATGCCGGTGAGTGACACCACCACCTACATCCCGGGCAAGGACCTGCCGCTGGAGCAGACCATCGCCAACATGTCGGGCATCCTCGCCGAGCTGGGGATGAAGATCGAGATCGCCTCCTGGCGCAACATCGTGCCCAACGTCTGGTCGCTGCATATCCGCGACGCGCAGTCGAACCTGTGCTTCACCAACGGCAAGGGCGCGACCAAGGAGGCCGCACTGGCCTCGGCCCTCGGCGAGTTCATCGAGCGGCTGAACTGCAACTTCTTCTACAACGACCAGTTCTGGGGCGAGGACATCGCGGGCGCCGAGTTCGTCCACTACCCCAACGAGCGCTGGTTCAAGCCGGGGCCGAAGGATGCGCTGCCCGAGGAGATCCTCGACGAGCACTGCCGGGCCATCTTCGATCCGGACGGCGAGCTGCGCGCCTCGCACCTGTTCGACACCAACTCGGGCAACACCGCGCGCGGCATCTGCTCGCTGCCGTTCGTGCGCCAGAGCGATGGCCAGACGGTGTACTTCCCCAGCAACCTGATCGAGAACCTGTACCTGTCCAACGGCATGAGCGCCGGCAACACCCTGGCCGAAGCGCAGGTGCAGTGCCTGTCGGAGATCTTCGAACGGGCGGTCAAGCGCGAGATTCTGGAGAACGAGCTGTGTCTGCCGGACGTGCCGCAGGACGTACTGGCCAAGTACCCGGGCATCGTCGCCGGCATCCAGGGCCTGGAGGAACAGGGCTTCCCGGTGCTGGTCAAGGATGCCTCGCTCGGGGGCGAATTCCCGGTGATGTGCGTGACCCTGATGAACCCGCGCACCGGTGGCGTGTTCGCCTCCTTCGGCGCCCACCCGAGCTTCGAGGTGGCGCTGGAGCGCAGCCTTACCGAACTGCTCCAGGGCCGCAGTTTCGAGGGCCTCAACGACCTGCCGCAGCCCACCTTCGACAGCCTGGCGCTGACCGAGCCGAACAACTTCGTCGAGCACTTCATCGACTCCAGCGGCGTGGTGTCCTGGCGCTTCTTCAGTGCCAAGGCCGACTTCGAATTCGTCGAGTGGGACTTCTCCGGCGAAGGGGCAGACTCCAACGAGCAGGAAGCCGCGACCCTGTTCGGCATCCTCGAGAACATGGGCAAGGAAGTCTACGTGGCCACCTATGACGACCTCGGCGCCAACGCCTGCCGCATCCTGGTGCCGGGCTACTCGGAGATCTACCCGGTCGAGGACCTGATCTGGGACAACACCAACAAGGCGCTGCTGTTTCGCAAGGACATCCTCAACCTGCACAGCCTGAGCGACCGCGAGCTGAAGTCGCTGCTGCGCAACCTCAACAACACCGAGGTCGACGACTACACCGACATCACCACGCTGATCGGTATCGAGTTTGACGACAACACGGTGTGGGGCCAGCTGACCATTCTCGAGCTGAAGCTCTTGATCAACCTGGCGCTGAAGAAATACGACGACGCCAAGGAGTTGGTCGAGGCCTTCCTGCAGTACAACGACAACACCGTCGAGCGCGGCCTGTTCTACCAGGCGGTCAACGCCGTGCTGGAGATCCAGCTGGACGACGAGCTGGAGCTGGCCGACTACGAGCACAACCTGCGGCGCATGTTCGGCAACGAGCGCATGGACGCGGTGATCGGTTCGGTGGAGGGCAGCGTTCGCTTCCATGGCCTGACGCCGACCAGCATGAAGCTCGAAGGCCTGGACAAGCACCTGCGCCTGATCGACAGCTACAAGAAACTGCACGCCGCCCGCGCCAGGGCGGCGGGCTTGGCCGGCTGA
- a CDS encoding glucokinase, with protein MKPSLVGDIGGTNARFALWRDERLEAVRVLVTADFADPQLAIAHYLAEQGLAPGDIAALCLAVAGPVKGEHFRFTNNHWQFVRSELAAFLHLQPADLLVINDFTAMALGMTRLRPQERLEICPGVVEEDCPAVVIGPGTGLGVGTLLPLGGGHWRALPGEGGHVDLPIATPREAQLWQALHAQLGHVRAEDVLSGSGLLRLYRALCTVDGHSALLSSPAQVTAAALAGDALASSVLEQFCVWLGRAAGNCVLTLGARGGVYIVGGVVPRFADFFRSSGFARGFAEKGSMSRYLDGVPVWLVTAEYPGLEGAGVALQERT; from the coding sequence GTGAAACCGTCTCTGGTAGGGGATATCGGCGGCACCAATGCACGCTTCGCGCTGTGGCGCGACGAACGTCTGGAGGCGGTGCGGGTGCTGGTCACCGCCGACTTCGCCGATCCGCAACTGGCCATCGCCCATTATCTGGCCGAACAGGGCCTGGCCCCGGGCGACATCGCCGCACTCTGCCTGGCGGTGGCCGGGCCGGTGAAGGGCGAGCATTTCCGCTTCACCAATAACCACTGGCAGTTCGTCCGCAGCGAGCTGGCCGCTTTCCTGCATCTGCAGCCTGCCGACCTGCTGGTGATCAACGATTTCACCGCCATGGCCCTGGGCATGACCCGCCTGCGCCCGCAGGAGCGGCTCGAGATCTGCCCGGGCGTGGTGGAGGAGGACTGTCCGGCGGTGGTCATCGGGCCGGGCACCGGTCTGGGCGTGGGTACCCTGCTGCCCCTCGGTGGCGGGCACTGGCGCGCGCTGCCGGGCGAGGGCGGGCATGTCGACCTGCCCATCGCCACCCCGCGCGAGGCGCAGCTGTGGCAGGCACTGCATGCCCAGCTCGGCCATGTGCGCGCCGAAGACGTACTCAGTGGCAGCGGCCTGCTGCGCCTGTATCGTGCGCTCTGCACTGTGGATGGACACTCAGCGCTGCTAAGCTCCCCGGCGCAGGTTACCGCCGCCGCGCTGGCGGGCGATGCGCTGGCCAGCAGCGTGCTCGAACAGTTCTGCGTCTGGCTCGGCCGCGCGGCCGGCAACTGCGTGCTGACGCTGGGCGCGCGAGGTGGGGTGTACATCGTCGGCGGCGTGGTGCCGCGCTTCGCCGATTTCTTCCGCAGCAGCGGCTTCGCCCGTGGCTTTGCCGAGAAGGGCAGCATGAGCCGTTATCTGGACGGCGTGCCGGTATGGTTGGTGACTGCCGAGTATCCCGGCCTGGAGGGCGCGGGGGTAGCCTTGCAAGAGAGAACCTAG
- a CDS encoding response regulator, with product MSQAGKSILLVDDDQEIRELLDTYLSRAGFAVRAVADGEGLRAALVEEPADLVILDVMLPDEDGFSLCRWIREHQRFAAVPVIMLTASSDEADRVIGLELGADDYLGKPFSPRELLARIKALLRRASFAKEPAASEVLAFGEWRLDMISHRLFHQDGEEVILSGADFALLKLFLDRPQQILDRDTIASVTRGREVMPLERIVDMAVSRLRQRLRDTDKPPRLIRTVRGAGYLLAAHVTPGSHG from the coding sequence TTGAGTCAGGCCGGAAAATCCATTCTGCTGGTGGACGACGACCAGGAAATTCGCGAACTGCTCGACACCTACCTGAGCCGCGCGGGCTTCGCCGTGCGCGCCGTGGCGGACGGTGAAGGTCTGCGCGCCGCGCTGGTGGAGGAGCCGGCGGATCTGGTGATTCTCGACGTGATGCTGCCGGACGAGGACGGTTTCAGCCTGTGCCGCTGGATACGCGAGCATCAGCGCTTCGCCGCGGTACCGGTGATCATGCTCACCGCCAGCTCCGATGAGGCCGACCGGGTGATCGGCCTGGAGCTGGGCGCCGACGATTATCTCGGCAAGCCGTTCAGCCCGCGCGAGCTGCTGGCGCGGATCAAGGCGCTGCTGCGCCGCGCCAGCTTCGCCAAGGAGCCGGCCGCCAGCGAGGTGCTGGCGTTCGGCGAGTGGCGCCTGGACATGATCAGCCACCGCCTCTTTCACCAGGACGGCGAGGAAGTGATTCTCTCCGGCGCCGACTTTGCCCTGCTCAAGCTGTTTCTCGACCGCCCCCAGCAGATTCTCGATCGCGACACCATCGCCAGCGTCACCCGTGGTCGCGAGGTGATGCCGCTGGAGCGCATCGTCGACATGGCGGTCAGCCGGCTGCGTCAGCGTCTGCGTGACACCGACAAACCGCCGCGGCTGATCCGCACCGTGCGCGGCGCCGGTTACCTGCTGGCGGCCCACGTCACGCCTGGCAGCCATGGCTAA
- a CDS encoding ATP-binding protein: MAKRRSLVPRSLLGRMLLLTLLAVLLAQVLSSLIWLSQLRASQMEGLVSTARSLAQSMVASVSYFRSLPVGYRPLVLDQLRSMGGTRFFVSLNDKPLQMPVLAETPRKRAVISEVDAVLRERLGSQLELSVHFVSPDHLRVFNSGLLLNELPRSWAYYALSLEPLNPPILVTQIRIGEGEWLYLASLLPEPYVNLEDQGLPHQQLWFILLTSGFLLLFVGLLVHWQSQPLKRLALAAREMSLGADVEPLAEVGGSEVVEVRRAFNSMRERISRYLSERSQLFSAISHDLRTPITRLRLRVELLDDEALQAKFSRDLDELEVLVKGALQCVKDTDIHENIEPVDLNHLLHGLIEPYLGTGRVTVDGAARYPYPGKPLALRRCIGNLLDNALKYGERAHLHIEDDAEAFVLHVDDEGPGVPEQKLEQVFEPHFRLASQQQGYGMGLGIARNLAHSHGGELSLRNLREGGLRVTLWLPRHTS, translated from the coding sequence ATGGCTAAGCGCCGCTCGCTGGTGCCGCGCTCGCTGCTCGGGCGCATGCTGCTGCTGACCCTGCTGGCGGTGCTGCTGGCGCAGGTGCTGTCCAGCCTGATCTGGCTGTCGCAGCTGCGCGCCAGCCAGATGGAGGGGCTGGTCAGTACCGCTCGCAGCCTGGCGCAGTCGATGGTGGCCAGCGTCAGTTACTTTCGCTCGCTGCCGGTGGGCTACCGCCCGCTGGTGCTCGACCAGCTGCGCAGCATGGGCGGCACGCGCTTCTTCGTTTCGCTCAACGACAAGCCGCTTCAGATGCCGGTGCTCGCCGAGACGCCGCGCAAGCGCGCGGTCATCAGCGAGGTCGACGCCGTGCTGCGCGAGCGCCTTGGCAGCCAGCTGGAGCTGTCGGTGCACTTCGTCAGCCCGGACCATCTGCGGGTGTTCAACAGCGGCCTGCTGCTCAACGAGCTGCCGCGTTCCTGGGCCTATTACGCGCTGAGCCTGGAGCCGCTCAACCCGCCGATCCTGGTCACCCAGATCCGCATCGGCGAAGGCGAGTGGCTGTATCTGGCCTCGCTGCTGCCCGAGCCCTATGTCAACCTCGAGGACCAGGGCCTGCCGCACCAGCAGCTGTGGTTCATCCTGCTGACCAGCGGGTTTCTGCTGCTGTTCGTCGGCCTGCTGGTGCACTGGCAGAGCCAGCCGCTCAAACGCCTGGCGCTGGCGGCGCGGGAAATGTCGCTGGGCGCCGATGTCGAGCCGCTGGCCGAGGTGGGCGGCAGCGAGGTGGTGGAGGTGCGCCGCGCGTTCAACAGCATGCGCGAGCGCATCAGCCGCTATCTCAGCGAACGCAGTCAGCTGTTCAGCGCGATTTCCCACGATCTGCGCACGCCCATCACCCGCCTGCGTCTGCGCGTCGAACTGCTCGACGACGAAGCGCTGCAGGCCAAGTTCAGCCGCGACCTCGACGAGCTGGAGGTGCTGGTCAAGGGCGCCCTGCAGTGCGTCAAGGACACCGACATCCACGAGAACATCGAGCCGGTCGACCTCAATCACCTGCTGCACGGGCTGATCGAACCCTACCTCGGCACGGGCCGGGTCACCGTCGATGGCGCCGCCCGCTACCCTTATCCCGGCAAGCCGCTGGCCCTGCGCCGTTGCATCGGCAACCTGCTGGACAACGCGCTGAAGTATGGCGAGCGCGCGCACCTGCACATCGAGGACGACGCCGAGGCGTTCGTCCTGCATGTCGATGACGAGGGGCCGGGTGTGCCCGAGCAGAAGCTCGAGCAGGTGTTCGAGCCGCATTTTCGCCTGGCCAGCCAGCAGCAGGGCTACGGCATGGGCCTGGGCATCGCGCGCAACCTGGCGCACAGCCACGGCGGCGAGCTGAGCCTGCGCAATCTGCGTGAAGGCGGGTTGCGCGTCACCCTCTGGCTGCCGCGCCATACCAGTTGA
- a CDS encoding ABC transporter substrate-binding protein, which yields MKAISRLSTAISLAVLLPLSATAGEVEVLHWWTSGGEKRAADTLQKLVEAQGHKWKDFAVAGGGGEAAMTVLKTRAVSGNPPAAAQIKGPDIQEWGELGLLADLNGVAAEQKWDALLPPQVVEVMKYQGDYVAVPVNVHRVNWLWINPQVFEKAGATPPTTLDEFFAAADKLKAAGFIAIAHGGQPWQDGTVFEDLAFSILGAEGFRKAFVEQDRATLTGDKMVEVFAALQKLRGYIDADAAGRDWNSATGMVIDGKAGMQIMGDWAKSEWTAAGKVAGKDYECLAFPGTQGSFAFNIDSLAMFKLSNAENRKAQEDLARTVMGNEFQEFFNQNKGSIPVRMDQDMSSFDACAQKSMADFKDAAAGGGLQPSLAHGMAASSYVQGAVFDVVTNFFNDPKADPKRAAQQLAAAIQAVQ from the coding sequence ATGAAAGCGATCTCTCGCCTGTCCACCGCCATCTCCCTCGCTGTCCTGTTGCCCCTGTCCGCCACCGCCGGTGAAGTCGAAGTACTGCACTGGTGGACGTCCGGTGGTGAAAAACGCGCCGCCGATACCCTGCAGAAGCTGGTCGAAGCCCAGGGCCACAAATGGAAGGACTTCGCCGTTGCCGGTGGCGGTGGCGAAGCGGCCATGACCGTGCTGAAGACCCGTGCCGTGTCCGGCAACCCGCCCGCCGCCGCGCAGATCAAGGGCCCGGACATCCAGGAGTGGGGCGAGCTGGGCCTGCTCGCCGATCTCAATGGCGTCGCCGCCGAGCAGAAATGGGATGCCCTGCTGCCACCGCAGGTGGTCGAGGTGATGAAGTACCAGGGCGACTACGTGGCGGTACCGGTCAACGTGCACCGGGTCAACTGGCTGTGGATCAACCCACAAGTGTTCGAGAAGGCGGGTGCCACGCCGCCGACCACCCTCGACGAATTCTTCGCCGCCGCCGACAAGCTCAAGGCGGCCGGCTTCATCGCCATCGCCCACGGCGGCCAGCCCTGGCAGGACGGCACCGTGTTCGAGGACCTGGCCTTCAGCATTCTCGGCGCCGAGGGCTTTCGCAAGGCCTTCGTCGAGCAGGACCGCGCCACCCTGACCGGCGACAAGATGGTCGAGGTGTTCGCCGCCCTGCAGAAGCTGCGCGGCTACATCGACGCCGACGCCGCCGGGCGCGACTGGAATAGCGCCACCGGCATGGTGATCGACGGCAAGGCCGGCATGCAGATCATGGGCGACTGGGCCAAGAGCGAGTGGACCGCCGCCGGCAAGGTCGCCGGCAAGGACTACGAATGCCTGGCCTTCCCCGGCACCCAAGGCAGCTTCGCCTTCAACATCGACTCGCTGGCCATGTTCAAGCTGAGCAACGCCGAGAACCGCAAGGCCCAGGAAGACCTGGCGCGCACGGTGATGGGCAACGAGTTCCAGGAGTTCTTCAACCAGAACAAGGGTTCGATCCCGGTGCGCATGGACCAGGACATGAGCAGCTTCGACGCCTGCGCGCAGAAGTCCATGGCCGACTTCAAGGACGCCGCCGCCGGTGGCGGTCTGCAGCCGAGCCTGGCCCATGGCATGGCCGCTTCCAGCTACGTGCAGGGCGCGGTGTTCGACGTGGTGACCAACTTCTTCAACGACCCCAAGGCCGACCCCAAGCGCGCCGCCCAGCAGTTGGCGGCGGCGATTCAGGCGGTGCAGTGA
- a CDS encoding carbohydrate ABC transporter permease gives MSSNAVFAKASPLDVLQRWLPKLVLAPSMVIVLVGFYGYIGWTFLLSFTNSRFMPSYNFVGLQQYARLWDNDRWWVASQNLLVFGGLFIAISLAIGVLLAVLLDQRIRREGFIRTIFLYPMALSMIVTGTAWKWLLNPGLGLDKLLRDWGWEGFRFDWLVDPDRVVYCLVMAAVWQSSGFVMALFLAGLRSVDQSIIRAAQVDGASLPSIYLRIVLPSLGPVFFSALMILAHIAIKSFDLVASMTAGGPGYASDLPAMFMYAHTFTRGQMGLGAASAMLMLGAVLAILVPYLYSELRGKRHD, from the coding sequence ATGAGTTCAAACGCAGTCTTCGCCAAAGCCTCACCGCTGGATGTCCTGCAGCGCTGGCTGCCCAAGCTGGTGCTGGCGCCGAGCATGGTCATCGTGCTGGTGGGCTTCTACGGCTACATCGGCTGGACCTTCCTGCTCTCGTTCACCAACTCGCGCTTCATGCCCAGCTACAACTTCGTTGGGCTGCAGCAGTACGCGCGGCTGTGGGACAACGACCGCTGGTGGGTGGCGAGCCAGAACCTGCTGGTGTTCGGCGGTCTGTTCATCGCCATCAGCCTGGCCATCGGCGTGCTGCTGGCGGTGCTGCTGGATCAGCGCATCCGCCGCGAAGGCTTCATTCGCACCATCTTTCTCTACCCCATGGCGCTGTCGATGATCGTCACCGGCACCGCCTGGAAGTGGCTGCTCAACCCCGGCCTGGGCCTGGACAAGCTGCTGCGCGACTGGGGCTGGGAAGGCTTTCGCTTCGACTGGCTGGTGGACCCGGATCGCGTCGTCTACTGCCTGGTGATGGCTGCCGTGTGGCAGTCCTCGGGCTTCGTCATGGCGCTGTTTCTCGCCGGGCTGCGCAGCGTCGATCAATCGATCATCCGCGCCGCCCAGGTCGATGGCGCCAGCCTGCCGAGCATCTACCTGCGCATCGTGCTGCCGAGCCTGGGCCCGGTGTTCTTCAGCGCGCTGATGATCCTTGCGCATATCGCCATCAAGAGTTTCGACCTGGTCGCCTCGATGACCGCCGGCGGCCCCGGCTACGCCTCCGACCTGCCGGCGATGTTCATGTACGCCCACACCTTCACCCGCGGCCAGATGGGCCTCGGCGCCGCCAGCGCGATGCTGATGCTCGGCGCAGTGCTGGCGATCCTGGTGCCGTATCTGTATTCCGAACTGCGAGGCAAACGCCATGACTGA